The following coding sequences lie in one Rutidosis leptorrhynchoides isolate AG116_Rl617_1_P2 chromosome 6, CSIRO_AGI_Rlap_v1, whole genome shotgun sequence genomic window:
- the LOC139854792 gene encoding uncharacterized protein: MEVYSGPKLPPMSSKYPWFVVQNLNDEDDIGDEIYSTLHDPLIKYQYRIPGGRRIRACFHGWLILSNHPQNDIWSLWNPLTLKIIHLPPLTLKNGDGKSIDECCLTAPPDDPTSILLLTRSDQCTFVFCQLDYERMLSWSELSYAKQLKRLTHDGRLLRSLTYCNGKIYALNANGYFRQMVVQVVDVVNKGREVMIKLLVFGVCPNLSNYGCFRWISILKGYGTKLFNIRVGFHDKTKKVDDVYLFELDTTCIKWDEMECLNKWDLTDILSEDVQLEHFNDLEVMMVKWDEIDDLKDAIFYVDVARDISIYYNPEIASELGGGYIHIRDRDDAIQNLFLGIQDGRDDDRSANENEKKYVESFAAFDEIMTRLAEEREPGDGSANVLSYKIENRSGKNISKETVNGKLKRAGSRG, translated from the coding sequence ATGGAGGTTTATAGCGGTCCAAAATTGCCTCCTATGTCATCCAAATATCCATGGTTTGTTGTTCAAAATCTTAATGATGAAGATGACATTGGCGATGAGATTTACTCCACCCTACACGATCCGTTGATTAAATATCAATATCGAATACCCGGGGGACGACGTATCCGAGCGTGTTTCCATGGCTGGTTAATTCTTTCTAACCATCCACAAAACGATATTTGGTCTCTTTGGAACCCTTTGACTTTaaagattattcatcttcctccTTTGACTTTAAAAAACGGAGATGGTAAATCGATCGATGAATGTTGTTTGACGGCCCCACCCGATGATCCCACTTCAATCCTTCTTCTTACTAGATCAGATCAATGCACATTTGTTTTTTGCCAGCTAGATTACGAAAGAATGTTAAGCTGGTCTGAATTGTCGTACGCTAAGCAGCTAAAGAGATTAACACATGATGGAAGATTACTACGTAGCTTAACTTATTGTAATGGTAAGATATATGCATTAAATGCCAACGGGTATTTTAGACAAATGGTTGTTCAAGTTGTTGATGTAGTTAATAAGGGTAGAGAAGTTATGATAAAACTGCTAGTATTTGGGGTTTGCCCTAATCTTTCTAACTATGGATGTTTTCGTTGGATTTCTATTTTGAAAGGATATGGTACAAAATTGTTCAACATTAGAGTTGGTTTTCATGACAAAACTAAAAAGGTTGATGATGTGTATTTATTTGAATTGGACACGACTTGTATAAAGTGGGATGAAATGGAATGCTTAAACAAATGGGACTTGACTGACATATTATCGGAAGACGTGCAACTTGAACACTTCAATGACTTGGAGGTTATGATGGTAAAGTGGGATGAAATTGATGATTTGAAAGATGCTATCTTTTATGTGGATGTTGCTCGTGATATATCAATATATTATAATCCTGAAATTGCCTCGGAGTTAGGGGGTGGTTATATACATATTCGTGATAGAGACGACGCAATTCAAAACTTGTTTTTAGGGATTCAAGATGGTAGAGACGACGATCGGTCGGCAAACGAGAATGAAAAAAAGTATGTGGAGTCTTTCGCGGCATTCGATGAAATAATGACACGTTTGGCCGAGGAGAGAGAACCGGGTGATGGATCCGCCAATGTGTTATCTTACAAGATAGAGAATCGGTCCGGGAAGAACATTTCGAAAGAGACGGTTAATGGCAAGTTGAAAAGGGCGGGATCTAGAGGTTGA